In a genomic window of bacterium:
- a CDS encoding methyltransferase: MTSRERMRKTLEYARPDRVPRQLWLLPYATDHYPGAVDRIHHDFPDDITNPPEVYSTPPHTEGDPYTPGFYRDEWGCVFENHQPGYIGEVKEPLLRDWNDTGKIRTPDELLTLDVAAVNDYCRNTDTFVIPGCFARPFERLQFIRTTEKLFCDLMDQPPELFALIGRIHAFYIKQLELWAKTDVDALFFMDDWGAQRSLLISPDLWRSIFKPLYRDYITIAHDHGKYCFMHSDGYIIDIIPDLIGLGLDALNSQIFCMGADKLGERFRGKLTFWGEIDRQHILPYASPDEVSAAVRNVREALYCDGGAIAQCEFGPGARPENVYRVFETWNEPG; encoded by the coding sequence GTGACATCCCGTGAACGTATGCGAAAAACGCTCGAATATGCCCGCCCCGACCGGGTTCCCCGTCAGCTCTGGCTGCTGCCGTATGCGACTGATCACTATCCCGGTGCGGTAGACCGTATCCACCACGATTTTCCCGATGATATCACCAATCCGCCGGAGGTTTATTCGACACCGCCCCATACCGAAGGGGATCCTTATACGCCGGGATTCTACCGTGACGAGTGGGGATGTGTTTTCGAAAACCATCAGCCCGGCTACATCGGCGAGGTCAAGGAGCCTCTTCTCAGGGACTGGAACGATACCGGAAAAATCCGCACGCCCGATGAGCTCCTCACGCTCGATGTCGCGGCGGTGAACGACTACTGCAGGAATACGGACACGTTTGTCATACCCGGCTGTTTCGCGCGGCCGTTCGAGCGCCTCCAGTTCATCCGCACAACGGAAAAGCTTTTCTGCGATCTTATGGATCAGCCCCCGGAACTGTTTGCCCTCATCGGCCGTATCCATGCATTCTACATCAAACAGCTCGAGCTCTGGGCAAAAACCGATGTGGATGCCCTTTTCTTCATGGACGACTGGGGAGCGCAGCGTTCCCTCCTCATTTCTCCCGATCTCTGGCGGTCGATTTTCAAGCCGCTCTACCGTGACTACATAACCATTGCCCACGATCACGGCAAGTACTGCTTCATGCACTCGGACGGCTATATTATCGACATCATCCCCGACCTGATAGGGCTCGGGCTCGATGCGCTCAATTCACAGATATTCTGCATGGGCGCGGACAAACTCGGCGAACGGTTCAGGGGAAAACTGACTTTCTGGGGAGAAATCGACCGTCAGCACATCCTTCCCTATGCTTCCCCGGACGAGGTTTCAGCGGCTGTCCGGAATGTCCGTGAAGCGCTCTATTGCGACGGCGGGGCGATCGCCCAGTGCGAGTTCGGCCCGGGAGCCCGTCCCGAAAACGTTTACCGTGTGTTCGAGACATGGAATGAACCGGGATGA
- a CDS encoding alpha/beta hydrolase, with amino-acid sequence MDINLHSFWHITRLIVLAGLIFYLGLSTFLFMIQSRLVFQPVRDIERTPGSDGLAYEDVTFGSKDGILLTGWFVPAEQERGVVIFCHGNGGNISHRIESIRIFHDLGLSTFIFDYRGYGMSGGKPGERGIYDDAEAAWHYLTENRHISPERIIFFGRSLGGAAASWLAREHTPRLVIIESSFTSIPDLGANLHPLMPVRLLARFSFPTVRYLSEVRCPVLVIHSSEDDLIPFSHGQALFDAAHEPKEFLEIHGTHNDGFLVSGQIYIDGLQGFISRYLAP; translated from the coding sequence ATGGATATTAATCTGCACTCGTTCTGGCATATCACCCGCCTGATTGTGCTGGCGGGATTGATTTTTTACCTTGGATTATCGACATTCCTGTTCATGATCCAGTCCCGTCTGGTCTTTCAGCCCGTACGGGATATCGAGCGGACACCCGGCAGTGATGGTCTTGCGTATGAAGATGTGACGTTCGGGTCGAAGGACGGCATCCTGCTGACAGGCTGGTTCGTTCCCGCCGAACAGGAGCGGGGAGTGGTGATATTCTGCCATGGCAACGGGGGCAACATATCCCACCGCATCGAATCGATCAGGATTTTTCACGATCTCGGGCTGAGCACATTCATTTTCGACTACCGCGGATACGGTATGAGCGGCGGGAAACCGGGCGAGCGGGGTATATACGACGATGCCGAAGCCGCATGGCACTATCTCACCGAAAACCGTCATATATCCCCCGAAAGAATAATCTTCTTCGGCCGTTCCCTCGGCGGGGCGGCCGCTTCGTGGCTCGCCCGCGAGCATACGCCGAGGCTCGTTATCATCGAGTCCTCCTTCACCTCGATACCCGACCTGGGCGCGAACCTCCATCCCCTCATGCCCGTGCGGCTGCTCGCACGGTTCTCATTTCCAACTGTCCGGTACCTGAGTGAAGTGCGGTGCCCGGTGCTCGTCATCCACAGCAGCGAGGACGATCTCATACCGTTCAGCCACGGGCAGGCGCTGTTCGATGCGGCGCACGAACCGAAAGAATTTCTCGAAATTCACGGCACTCACAACGATGGTTTCCTTGTATCGGGACAGATATATATCGATGGATTACAGGGATTTATCTCACGGTATCTCGCGCCATGA
- a CDS encoding DUF4186 domain-containing protein, which yields MKPYKEHGKHTVGDARIIGEKLEALKRSSFRARFRLRTPDIGYVTSRGMETIRNHAVDFITARIAPANPANDGRQTPMRNHPVFIAQHATATCCRGCLEKWHNIPKGRALNDEEIGYIADVIMAWIRAQTE from the coding sequence ATGAAACCGTATAAAGAACATGGAAAGCACACTGTCGGCGATGCCCGCATCATCGGGGAAAAACTGGAGGCGCTGAAGCGGTCGTCCTTCCGGGCACGGTTCAGGTTGCGGACGCCGGATATCGGGTATGTCACCTCGCGGGGCATGGAAACCATCAGAAACCACGCCGTGGATTTCATCACGGCACGTATTGCTCCGGCGAACCCCGCGAACGACGGCAGGCAGACACCGATGAGAAACCACCCGGTGTTTATCGCACAGCATGCGACCGCCACCTGCTGCCGGGGATGCCTCGAAAAATGGCACAACATCCCGAAGGGGAGGGCTTTGAATGACGAGGAAATCGGATATATCGCCGATGTTATCATGGCGTGGATAAGGGCACAGACAGAATGA
- a CDS encoding secondary thiamine-phosphate synthase enzyme YjbQ yields the protein MAVITHHLEFPTRGNAEIIDITPDIGKALDEAGLRNGIVTVFVPGATGALTTVEYEPGLVEDLTELWERIVPSNRSYHHDRAWGDGNGHSHLRASLLGPSLTIPFSGGALTLGTWQQVIFVDFDVRSRRRKLVLQFMGE from the coding sequence ATGGCTGTAATCACTCACCATCTTGAATTTCCCACACGCGGCAACGCGGAAATCATCGACATCACCCCGGATATCGGCAAAGCGCTCGACGAGGCAGGGCTCAGGAACGGAATTGTCACCGTATTCGTCCCCGGAGCGACAGGCGCGCTGACCACGGTCGAGTACGAGCCGGGGCTTGTCGAGGACCTCACCGAGCTCTGGGAGCGCATCGTTCCCTCGAACCGGAGCTATCACCACGACCGGGCATGGGGCGACGGCAACGGGCATTCACACCTGCGGGCGTCCCTTCTTGGGCCATCGCTCACGATACCGTTTTCCGGGGGCGCGCTCACACTCGGGACATGGCAGCAGGTGATATTCGTCGATTTCGATGTCAGGTCACGGCGGAGGAAGCTTGTTTTGCAGTTCATGGGGGAGTGA
- a CDS encoding LysE family translocator, whose amino-acid sequence MSFILFLMQAVIISLSGVMAPGPITAVTVGTGTKSPHAGALVAVGHGIVEFPLMVLVYYGVGHILSMVPVKVAIFSLGGLFLLLMGGDMLRSMKKAGSGPEKRNDAPLVAGILFSMGNVYFLLWWVTVGAALLSKAMAFGIAGVLVFAFVHWSCDFIWLYVLSAVSYKGGNLLGVTFQRIVFGVCGVFLVVFGVKFIVDAVKLWAG is encoded by the coding sequence ATGTCGTTTATACTGTTTCTCATGCAGGCTGTCATCATCTCGCTCTCCGGGGTCATGGCGCCCGGCCCTATCACTGCCGTCACGGTCGGAACGGGGACGAAATCACCCCATGCGGGTGCGCTCGTGGCGGTCGGGCACGGTATCGTGGAGTTCCCGCTCATGGTGCTCGTGTATTACGGCGTCGGGCATATACTCAGCATGGTGCCGGTGAAAGTGGCCATTTTCTCGCTTGGCGGGCTGTTTCTCCTGCTCATGGGTGGCGATATGCTCCGGAGCATGAAAAAAGCCGGTTCCGGCCCGGAAAAACGCAACGACGCCCCCCTTGTCGCCGGTATTCTGTTCAGCATGGGCAATGTCTACTTCCTCCTGTGGTGGGTCACGGTCGGCGCGGCGCTGCTGTCGAAGGCGATGGCTTTCGGGATTGCGGGCGTTCTCGTGTTCGCCTTCGTCCACTGGTCATGCGACTTCATCTGGCTTTATGTTCTCTCGGCGGTTTCGTACAAGGGGGGAAACCTGCTCGGTGTCACCTTCCAGCGTATCGTATTCGGGGTCTGTGGCGTATTTCTCGTCGTGTTCGGAGTTAAATTCATCGTTGATGCGGTGAAACTGTGGGCCGGATGA
- a CDS encoding exo-alpha-sialidase, translated as MKVKHLPLLFITGIIAGVTVYADDTPPLDIPGQPGYVTSGLIYPLDRRPTPQCHASTIVSADDCLVAAWFGGTEEKNPDVGIWLSRYENGAWTRPVEVASGVQADGSRFPCWNPVLFKPDHGPLMLFYKVGPDPVRWWGMLMTSGDGGKTWSQPRKLPDHILGPIKNKPVQVSTGYIVCPSSTEDGGWKVHFELTGDLGRTWERTEPVDDSGGRFSAIQPAVIVHGGGVLQALCRSREGVIVATWSKDGGRTWSELSSTVIPNPNSGIDAVTLHDGRHLIVYNHAGMVEGKWGGPRTPLNVAVSRDGRSWSSVLVLENGPGEYSYPAVIQDRDGRVHITYTYRRESIKHVVIDPEMLKADTPIK; from the coding sequence ATGAAAGTAAAGCATTTACCCCTGCTGTTTATTACCGGTATCATTGCGGGCGTTACCGTATATGCCGATGACACTCCTCCTCTCGACATCCCCGGTCAGCCCGGATATGTCACATCCGGACTCATCTATCCCCTCGACAGGAGGCCGACGCCGCAGTGTCATGCTTCCACCATCGTCTCGGCGGATGACTGCCTTGTCGCGGCATGGTTCGGCGGCACCGAGGAAAAAAATCCCGATGTGGGTATCTGGCTGTCACGGTATGAAAACGGCGCATGGACCCGCCCGGTTGAAGTAGCCAGCGGCGTACAGGCGGATGGCAGTCGATTTCCCTGCTGGAATCCCGTGCTGTTCAAGCCCGATCATGGCCCCCTCATGCTGTTCTACAAGGTCGGCCCCGATCCCGTCCGCTGGTGGGGAATGTTGATGACTTCCGGGGACGGCGGCAAAACATGGTCACAGCCCCGGAAGCTCCCCGACCATATTCTTGGGCCGATAAAGAACAAACCCGTTCAGGTCTCCACGGGATATATTGTATGCCCGTCGAGCACGGAAGATGGCGGCTGGAAGGTTCATTTCGAGCTCACCGGAGACCTGGGCCGGACATGGGAGCGCACGGAGCCGGTTGACGACAGCGGCGGCCGTTTTTCCGCAATCCAGCCTGCCGTTATTGTCCACGGCGGCGGTGTACTGCAGGCGCTCTGCCGTTCACGGGAAGGCGTCATTGTCGCGACATGGTCCAAAGATGGGGGCAGAACATGGAGCGAACTGTCATCGACCGTCATCCCCAATCCGAATTCCGGAATCGATGCCGTTACCCTCCACGACGGCCGTCATCTGATCGTATACAACCACGCCGGCATGGTCGAGGGTAAATGGGGCGGGCCGAGAACGCCGCTCAATGTCGCTGTCTCCCGTGACGGGCGTTCCTGGAGCTCCGTGCTCGTGCTCGAAAACGGGCCGGGGGAATATTCTTATCCCGCGGTCATTCAGGACAGGGATGGTCGTGTCCACATAACCTACACATACCGCCGCGAATCGATAAAACATGTCGTGATCGATCCGGAGATGCTGAAAGCCGATACGCCGATAAAATAA
- a CDS encoding DUF3795 domain-containing protein, with the protein MDTLKYVTYCGLYCKLCANIARIPNQAYALRDTLAKSGWTFFGDQYVPEFREFWKALGYFSDMGEKCPGCRGECGYPGCTIRPCARERKVEVCSSCDEFPCDRIKELAGRYPNLISDGFRQRAIGLDRWIAEQEERCATGLCYNDFRYPIEGDE; encoded by the coding sequence ATGGATACCCTGAAATATGTCACCTATTGCGGTCTCTACTGCAAGCTGTGCGCAAACATTGCCCGGATTCCCAATCAGGCATACGCGCTCCGTGATACGCTCGCCAAAAGCGGATGGACATTCTTCGGCGATCAGTATGTTCCCGAATTCAGGGAATTCTGGAAGGCTCTCGGGTATTTCAGCGACATGGGAGAAAAGTGTCCCGGGTGCCGAGGGGAATGCGGTTATCCCGGCTGCACCATCCGTCCCTGCGCCCGTGAGCGGAAGGTCGAGGTATGCTCCTCCTGTGATGAATTCCCGTGCGACCGTATAAAAGAGCTCGCCGGGAGATACCCGAATCTCATATCGGACGGATTCCGTCAGCGCGCAATCGGTCTCGACCGGTGGATCGCCGAGCAGGAAGAACGGTGCGCAACGGGATTGTGCTATAACGATTTCCGGTATCCGATCGAGGGTGACGAATAG
- a CDS encoding Gfo/Idh/MocA family oxidoreductase has product MEPVRLGIIGCGIAARELHWPALSEMPGMFKITAVCNHTGPKAKSFAEMVGGVPYVLDYHELLDRKDVEAVSIILPFGLNRVVAEDCLRAGRHVMIEKPLAASITDAEKMLLIEERYAPLVMMVAENFRYRALYRRAKTLLDGGSIGTPYAAIWNFFTDVSSGANTQYMSTAWRFDRDYPGGFLVDGGVHIIAALRLLFGEFSRLSAQSRSVNPDAGRVDTLTAECTFAGGVAGQINMFYSSRGLKVNTIYIFGDAGTMLVDNYGDTVAVKKPGMPDITEKCTEERGYVGEYEDFCRAIRTGSPVVSTFREAFIDLNVITRALESAEAGTIVRFD; this is encoded by the coding sequence ATGGAACCGGTTCGGTTAGGCATCATCGGCTGCGGTATCGCCGCCCGGGAGCTGCACTGGCCCGCGCTCAGTGAAATGCCCGGCATGTTCAAAATCACCGCCGTATGCAACCATACCGGGCCTAAGGCGAAATCGTTTGCCGAAATGGTCGGCGGGGTGCCGTATGTTCTCGATTACCATGAGCTGCTCGACCGTAAGGACGTGGAAGCGGTCTCGATTATTCTCCCCTTCGGGCTCAACCGCGTTGTCGCCGAAGATTGCCTCAGGGCGGGCAGGCATGTCATGATCGAGAAACCCCTTGCAGCGAGCATAACCGATGCCGAAAAGATGCTGCTCATCGAGGAGCGGTATGCGCCGCTGGTCATGATGGTCGCCGAGAACTTCCGGTACCGCGCGCTCTACCGCCGCGCGAAAACGCTGCTCGACGGGGGCTCCATCGGGACTCCCTACGCGGCCATCTGGAATTTTTTCACCGATGTGTCGTCGGGCGCGAATACGCAGTACATGTCGACCGCATGGCGTTTCGACCGTGACTATCCGGGCGGATTTCTTGTCGATGGCGGAGTCCATATCATCGCGGCGCTCCGACTCCTGTTCGGCGAATTCTCGCGGTTATCGGCGCAGTCGAGGAGCGTGAATCCCGATGCGGGAAGAGTCGATACCCTGACTGCCGAATGCACATTCGCAGGCGGTGTTGCCGGGCAGATAAACATGTTTTACAGCTCGCGGGGGCTCAAAGTCAACACCATCTACATATTCGGCGATGCCGGAACGATGCTGGTCGACAATTATGGCGACACTGTCGCGGTGAAAAAGCCCGGCATGCCCGACATCACGGAAAAGTGCACCGAAGAACGCGGATATGTCGGCGAATACGAGGACTTCTGCCGCGCCATACGGACGGGAAGCCCGGTGGTCAGCACCTTCAGGGAGGCATTCATCGATCTGAATGTCATTACCCGCGCCCTTGAATCGGCTGAAGCGGGTACAATTGTAAGATTCGATTGA
- a CDS encoding EFR1 family ferrodoxin (N-terminal region resembles flavodoxins. C-terminal ferrodoxin region binds two 4Fe-4S clusters.), with protein sequence MNRETTVDSMSAATHDTMPFHGYRSAAIYFWSGTGNSYRAATWIAEDLANDGAEASVIPLAQADPGEEIGNGPENLAGLAFPAHGFTAPWRVIRFGLRLPSRKGTHALIVVTRAGIKVGPVCLPGMEGTAGYLLALILALKGYSVRGVTGLDMPSSWLALHWGLSTKNARVIIDRARKKLSRFTGQILAHGRCFWSFIDLALGLVFLPVSVLYILVGRFTLAKLFFANSQCTGCGLCAERCPEGAIHMLGKHRKMPYWTFSCESCMRCMAFCPERAVEASHSFCVVLYYVTGIPVSLYILHGLAGRFPWITALDNRVARFVVFDYPYILVSIFLLYAVLNAAVRIPLINKFFTYTTLTHIYRRYNEPETRAGDLMKKHVHSRGIKEYGESQS encoded by the coding sequence ATGAATCGTGAGACCACAGTGGACAGCATGTCTGCCGCGACTCATGATACTATGCCTTTTCACGGGTATCGGTCGGCAGCGATATATTTCTGGAGCGGGACGGGCAATTCGTACCGCGCTGCAACCTGGATTGCCGAAGACCTTGCGAACGATGGCGCCGAGGCATCGGTGATCCCCCTGGCGCAGGCGGACCCCGGCGAAGAAATCGGGAACGGGCCGGAAAACCTCGCAGGTCTGGCGTTTCCCGCCCACGGTTTCACGGCGCCGTGGAGGGTGATACGGTTCGGGCTCCGTCTTCCGTCGAGGAAGGGGACACATGCCCTCATCGTGGTAACACGGGCGGGAATTAAGGTCGGCCCGGTGTGTCTCCCCGGTATGGAAGGAACTGCGGGATACCTCCTTGCGCTTATACTGGCGCTGAAAGGGTATTCCGTGCGGGGAGTGACCGGTCTCGACATGCCATCGAGCTGGCTGGCGCTCCACTGGGGGCTCAGCACAAAAAACGCCCGCGTGATCATCGACCGTGCGCGGAAAAAACTGTCACGTTTTACCGGACAGATTCTCGCGCATGGCCGCTGTTTTTGGAGTTTCATCGATCTCGCGCTCGGTCTCGTTTTCCTGCCTGTCTCGGTACTCTATATACTCGTGGGGCGATTCACCCTGGCTAAGCTCTTTTTCGCAAACAGCCAGTGCACAGGCTGCGGGCTCTGCGCCGAGCGCTGTCCCGAGGGGGCGATACACATGCTGGGGAAGCACCGGAAGATGCCGTACTGGACATTTTCATGCGAAAGCTGCATGCGGTGTATGGCGTTCTGTCCCGAACGGGCGGTCGAGGCAAGCCATTCGTTCTGTGTCGTGCTCTACTATGTGACAGGCATTCCGGTATCGCTCTATATCTTACACGGACTCGCCGGAAGATTCCCGTGGATTACGGCGCTCGACAACCGTGTCGCGCGGTTCGTGGTTTTCGATTACCCGTATATTCTCGTGTCGATATTTCTGCTCTATGCGGTTTTGAACGCGGCTGTCAGGATTCCCCTTATCAATAAATTTTTCACTTATACCACGCTGACGCATATCTACCGCCGGTACAACGAACCGGAGACCCGCGCCGGAGACCTGATGAAAAAACATGTCCACAGCCGGGGGATAAAAGAATATGGTGAATCGCAGTCATAA
- a CDS encoding glycosyltransferase: MNLSVIIPAYGRPGLLIRCLRSLCREMQGTPDYTVCVVDDGSGLDESCIRDSAEADYPLVWHSFPSNKGRSAARNEGIGKTNGDIVVFLDSDMEAKPGFLIAHALRHEKNPHAAVIGNIIWSEGGGFRAYIGSRGVHKLTFGEPVPPWYFVTGNASVRRSDLPSGKVFDEKLPGWGGEDLDLGLRLHKAGIGFVHAPEAVAYHHFEGTLAGHIRRMAMYGEHALPVLIARHPELYRIVRLDTLDRTAGRFAVNGAVYYPLFLATRMLDFLPLPTKLYDYLTFAAYARGWLKGRRS; the protein is encoded by the coding sequence ATGAACCTTTCGGTTATAATTCCCGCATACGGCCGCCCCGGTCTCCTCATTCGATGCCTTCGCTCCCTGTGCAGGGAAATGCAGGGAACTCCCGATTACACGGTCTGCGTCGTCGATGACGGCAGCGGTCTCGATGAATCCTGTATAAGGGATTCAGCGGAAGCGGATTACCCGCTCGTATGGCATTCCTTTCCCTCGAACAAGGGACGAAGTGCAGCCCGGAACGAAGGAATCGGGAAAACGAACGGAGACATCGTGGTTTTTCTCGATTCGGATATGGAAGCAAAGCCCGGATTTCTGATCGCTCATGCCCTGCGCCATGAGAAAAATCCCCATGCCGCGGTAATCGGTAATATCATCTGGTCCGAAGGCGGCGGTTTTCGTGCCTATATCGGCTCACGGGGAGTCCATAAACTTACATTCGGTGAACCGGTTCCACCCTGGTATTTTGTGACCGGCAATGCTTCGGTCCGGCGGTCCGACCTTCCGTCCGGGAAGGTGTTCGACGAAAAACTTCCCGGCTGGGGCGGAGAAGACCTCGACCTCGGTTTACGGCTTCATAAGGCGGGAATAGGCTTTGTTCATGCGCCGGAAGCGGTCGCATACCATCATTTCGAGGGTACCCTTGCAGGTCATATCCGTCGAATGGCGATGTACGGCGAGCATGCACTGCCGGTGCTCATAGCCCGTCACCCCGAACTCTACCGGATTGTCCGGTTGGACACGCTGGATAGAACCGCCGGACGATTCGCGGTAAACGGCGCGGTATATTACCCCCTCTTCCTGGCAACCCGTATGCTCGATTTTTTACCGCTGCCCACGAAACTCTATGATTATCTTACGTTTGCCGCATATGCACGAGGATGGTTGAAGGGGAGAAGGTCATGA
- a CDS encoding NHL repeat-containing protein has product MKKIAALIALVIVVSCAAPVVEKSPETAAPPPPPPVTTGAVKLVYEGALGKPGEIRAPWGISFGVDGTLYVCDRGKSSVVRLDSEGAIISRFDSFTNRTERLYAPVDVCSSGGIEVYTIDASDSRVLRFDRNLKNGFTIYRGGSDDNKLFGSFSGLAYDKISGDLYITDRETGAVIRMDMLGGSIRTLGAFGSERTSLRLPAGLDIDSNGVLYIADTGNHAVAVMKNFGARITYIGGAVLEAPVDAAVLPGGTVAVADLRGIVILSPAGAAEAIAGFGIDREMTPRSVAFSNGKLYVSDGTSASILVYRLEQ; this is encoded by the coding sequence ATGAAAAAGATTGCGGCGCTCATCGCTCTGGTAATTGTCGTTTCCTGTGCCGCGCCCGTAGTTGAAAAATCCCCGGAAACGGCTGCGCCGCCGCCGCCTCCTCCTGTGACAACCGGAGCGGTAAAGCTTGTCTATGAGGGCGCTCTCGGCAAACCGGGAGAGATACGGGCGCCGTGGGGGATATCGTTCGGCGTGGACGGCACCCTCTATGTCTGCGACCGCGGCAAATCGTCCGTTGTCCGCCTCGACAGCGAAGGGGCGATCATATCGCGGTTCGACAGTTTCACCAACCGGACGGAACGGCTCTACGCCCCGGTCGATGTCTGCTCCTCGGGCGGCATCGAGGTGTATACGATAGACGCATCGGATTCACGGGTGCTCAGGTTCGACCGTAACCTCAAGAACGGCTTCACCATTTACAGGGGCGGAAGCGACGACAACAAGCTCTTCGGTTCGTTCAGCGGGCTTGCTTATGACAAAATTTCGGGCGATCTCTACATAACCGACCGTGAAACCGGGGCGGTGATACGGATGGACATGCTCGGCGGCTCGATACGAACGCTCGGCGCATTCGGCTCGGAACGGACAAGCCTCCGTCTTCCCGCCGGTCTCGACATCGATTCCAACGGCGTCCTCTACATTGCCGATACGGGAAACCATGCTGTGGCGGTGATGAAAAACTTCGGCGCCAGAATCACGTATATCGGCGGAGCGGTGCTCGAAGCGCCGGTTGACGCCGCCGTTCTTCCCGGTGGAACCGTTGCGGTCGCTGACCTGAGAGGGATCGTGATTCTATCACCGGCAGGAGCCGCGGAAGCGATTGCTGGATTCGGCATCGACCGCGAGATGACGCCGCGTTCGGTGGCATTCAGCAACGGCAAGCTCTATGTGAGCGACGGTACTTCCGCTTCGATCCTGGTGTACCGGCTGGAACAGTGA
- a CDS encoding Gfo/Idh/MocA family oxidoreductase, which produces MKVIRLMLLLSVAVLMLCAVVSPVSAQAQGKVFRIGMIGLDTSHVIAFAKTLNDPKNNYGCRVVAGYPGGSPDVESSASRIEGFTKQLRDESGVEIVNSIEELVSKVDGVLLESVDGRPHLAQIKPVFAAKKPVFIDKPMAGSLADVIEIFRLAKESGVPCWSSSSLRYSPGIVRMRNDETIGQVLGCDAFSPCSLEEHHPDLYWYGVHGVEILFTIMGTGCETVSRVQTKDTEFVVGTWKDGRIGTFRGLRGGKTDYGAFVFGSKGMGPSGSYGGYEPLVEEIVKFFKTGVIPVQPEETIEIFAFMSAADESKARGGAPVSLQSVIDKAKKR; this is translated from the coding sequence ATGAAGGTCATCAGGCTTATGTTGTTGCTCTCGGTTGCGGTGCTCATGCTGTGCGCCGTTGTATCGCCGGTTTCCGCGCAGGCACAGGGAAAAGTATTCCGTATCGGCATGATCGGTCTCGACACATCGCATGTCATCGCTTTTGCCAAGACCCTCAACGATCCCAAGAATAACTACGGCTGCCGTGTAGTGGCAGGATATCCCGGCGGCTCGCCCGATGTCGAAAGCTCCGCCAGCCGTATCGAGGGATTTACCAAACAGCTCCGCGACGAGTCCGGCGTCGAGATCGTGAACTCCATCGAGGAGCTTGTCTCCAAAGTCGACGGCGTCCTTCTTGAGAGTGTGGACGGCCGTCCCCATCTCGCGCAGATCAAGCCGGTGTTCGCCGCCAAAAAGCCCGTCTTCATCGATAAGCCCATGGCGGGCAGCCTCGCCGATGTCATCGAGATTTTCCGTCTGGCAAAGGAAAGCGGCGTGCCCTGCTGGTCGAGCTCTTCGCTCCGGTATTCGCCGGGCATCGTACGTATGCGGAACGACGAGACGATCGGGCAGGTTCTCGGCTGTGACGCCTTCAGCCCGTGCTCGCTCGAGGAGCATCATCCCGACCTCTACTGGTACGGCGTCCACGGTGTCGAGATACTGTTCACCATCATGGGAACGGGATGCGAAACGGTCAGCCGTGTCCAGACCAAGGATACCGAATTCGTCGTCGGCACATGGAAGGACGGCCGCATCGGGACATTCAGAGGTCTCCGGGGCGGGAAAACGGATTACGGCGCTTTCGTATTCGGCTCGAAAGGCATGGGACCGAGCGGGTCATACGGCGGCTACGAACCGCTTGTCGAGGAGATAGTGAAGTTCTTCAAAACGGGAGTGATCCCCGTTCAGCCGGAAGAAACCATCGAGATTTTCGCGTTCATGAGCGCTGCCGATGAATCGAAAGCCCGCGGCGGCGCCCCGGTGTCGCTTCAGTCGGTGATCGATAAGGCGAAGAAGCGGTAA